One segment of Paenibacillus sp. FSL R7-0337 DNA contains the following:
- the grpE gene encoding nucleotide exchange factor GrpE: MKEEEVQEMNEKNDPSVNENHAAEEADTTADSGSFTAEEAGEAASGNEEYRKLQELADEHQARTLRVQADFDNFRRRTQKEKEELAQYATSKLVTELLPVMDNFERALATPAAGADAEAFIKGVNMIFRQLEGVLKSEGLTAMEVVGQPFNPEYHQAIMQVESEEHEEGIVTEEVQKGYLLKDKVLRPAMVKVSM, encoded by the coding sequence TTGAAAGAGGAAGAGGTTCAAGAAATGAATGAGAAGAATGATCCCTCGGTGAATGAGAATCACGCGGCTGAAGAGGCTGATACCACAGCAGATAGCGGTTCATTCACGGCTGAAGAGGCCGGCGAGGCGGCTTCAGGCAATGAGGAATACAGAAAGCTGCAGGAGCTGGCAGATGAGCATCAGGCGCGCACCTTGCGTGTGCAGGCTGATTTCGATAACTTCCGCCGCCGGACCCAGAAAGAAAAGGAAGAGCTGGCACAGTACGCAACGTCTAAGCTTGTAACCGAACTGCTTCCGGTAATGGATAACTTCGAACGCGCACTGGCGACACCTGCAGCAGGTGCAGACGCTGAAGCGTTCATCAAAGGCGTGAATATGATTTTCCGTCAGCTGGAGGGAGTCCTTAAGTCTGAAGGGCTTACAGCTATGGAAGTGGTAGGACAGCCTTTTAACCCTGAATATCATCAGGCGATCATGCAGGTGGAGAGCGAGGAGCACGAGGAAGGCATCGTGACGGAGGAGGTCCAGAAGGGCTATCTCCTGAAGGATAAGGTTCTTCGTCCGGCCATGGTCAAAGTCAGCATGTAG
- the hrcA gene encoding heat-inducible transcriptional repressor HrcA, with protein MLTERQRMILNAIVDDYISSAEPVGSRSISKRGDVGYSPATIRNEMADLEDLGYLEQPHTSAGRIPSHKGYRYYVDHLVPWNSAETAELGTIRAFFAEKLNATEQVIQHAAMILSNMTNYTSILLGPEVFHTSLRHFQLLPLDDKTAVAIIVTSTGQVENRTVSLPPEISVSEMEKVVNLLNSKLVNVPLYKLKSQLYSELGEEMQRHISHYEELMQVLDKALESDQDQRIYLSGATNMLTQPEFKDVDKVKTILDLLEETPTLLKMLTPASSGAGMQVRIGTENKHEAFANCSLITATYSLDGKPLGSIGILGPTRMEYARVMGILGILSRDLTAMLAHWYK; from the coding sequence ATGTTAACTGAACGCCAGAGAATGATACTGAATGCCATTGTCGATGACTATATTTCTTCCGCTGAGCCGGTGGGCTCACGCAGTATCTCGAAACGCGGGGATGTGGGCTACAGTCCAGCCACGATCCGCAACGAAATGGCCGATCTGGAGGATCTGGGTTATCTGGAGCAACCTCATACGTCGGCAGGGAGAATCCCGTCCCATAAGGGCTACCGCTATTATGTGGATCATCTGGTACCGTGGAATTCCGCCGAAACGGCCGAGCTGGGCACGATCCGCGCTTTTTTCGCCGAGAAGCTGAATGCTACAGAGCAGGTTATCCAACACGCGGCAATGATCCTGTCCAATATGACGAATTATACTTCCATCCTGCTGGGACCGGAAGTTTTTCATACTTCATTGCGCCATTTCCAGCTGCTTCCGCTCGATGACAAGACCGCTGTGGCAATTATCGTTACCAGCACCGGGCAGGTAGAGAATCGAACCGTGAGTCTTCCTCCGGAGATATCTGTGTCCGAGATGGAGAAGGTCGTGAATCTGCTGAACAGCAAGCTGGTCAATGTACCGCTCTACAAGCTGAAGAGTCAGCTCTATTCCGAGCTGGGCGAAGAAATGCAGCGCCACATCTCCCATTATGAAGAATTAATGCAGGTGCTGGATAAGGCGCTTGAGAGCGACCAAGATCAGCGGATTTACTTAAGCGGAGCCACGAATATGCTGACCCAGCCGGAGTTCAAGGACGTCGACAAGGTGAAGACGATTCTCGATCTGCTGGAGGAGACGCCTACGCTGCTCAAAATGCTCACCCCGGCCAGCAGCGGAGCAGGAATGCAGGTGCGCATCGGTACAGAGAATAAGCATGAGGCTTTTGCCAACTGCAGTCTGATTACCGCCACCTATTCACTGGACGGCAAGCCGCTGGGGAGCATCGGTATCCTGGGTCCGACCCGTATGGAGTACGCACGTGTAATGGGTATTCTGGGGATTTTGTCCCGGGATTTGACAGCGATGCTGGCACACTGGTATAAGTGA
- a CDS encoding N-acetyltransferase has product MLVKTDHFQKASPAGEQQVICRNATVEDVEPLYLMIEEYARQGIMLPRSRQALTRQIDQFVIAEIGGKFVGCGSLFRLGSDLVEVRSIGLRDEGKGKGVGTMILEKLVEEARRQRIPKIMALTYAVDFFLRNGFDVVQKEIFPEKVWTDCVNCKKQHACDEIAVLKRLD; this is encoded by the coding sequence GTGCTTGTCAAAACGGATCATTTCCAAAAGGCTTCTCCAGCGGGAGAGCAGCAAGTGATATGCAGAAATGCTACGGTGGAGGATGTAGAGCCGCTGTATCTGATGATAGAGGAGTATGCCAGGCAGGGGATTATGCTGCCCCGTTCAAGGCAAGCACTGACCCGCCAGATCGACCAGTTCGTAATTGCCGAGATCGGCGGCAAATTCGTCGGCTGCGGTTCCTTGTTCCGGCTCGGCAGTGATCTTGTGGAGGTCCGTTCCATTGGACTGCGTGATGAAGGTAAGGGCAAAGGCGTAGGCACGATGATCCTGGAGAAGCTGGTGGAAGAAGCCAGACGCCAGCGAATCCCGAAGATTATGGCCCTGACTTATGCCGTGGACTTCTTCCTCCGCAATGGCTTTGATGTGGTGCAGAAGGAGATTTTCCCCGAGAAGGTCTGGACCGATTGTGTGAACTGCAAGAAGCAGCATGCCTGCGATGAGATCGCCGTGCTGAAGAGGCTGGACTAA
- the hemW gene encoding radical SAM family heme chaperone HemW: MNTATSTAHHGRPPEAVYIHIPFCTNKCFYCDFNSYVLKDQPVMDYLHALDREMELTVQHTPPGVIKTIFVGGGTPTVLGPDEMAYFLESVRRHFPQWDEQIEFSMEANPGTTDIDKLRVMKEGGVNRVSFGVQAFQNELLSGIGRIHDVNDVYRSLENARAVGLNNLSLDLMFGLPNQTVDMLRESIDKALALDLPHYSIYSLKVEENTLFHTLFNKNKLPLPNEEDELAMYLLLMSTMEAAGYIQYEISNFAKPGLESRHNITYWRNEDYYGLGAGAHGYVGRQRHMNIKGVNPYNEASRSGLPRLDSFEISEQEAMEDFMMVGLRMREGVSDKAFRSQFGKPLEAVFARPLHKMLKAGLLEQSGDNYRLSKQGILFGNDVFGEFVGALTEV; encoded by the coding sequence ATGAATACAGCTACGAGCACTGCACACCATGGCCGTCCCCCTGAGGCCGTATATATTCACATCCCGTTCTGCACCAATAAATGCTTCTATTGTGATTTCAATTCTTACGTGCTGAAGGACCAGCCGGTGATGGACTACCTCCATGCGCTTGACCGTGAGATGGAGCTGACCGTGCAACACACGCCTCCGGGTGTGATCAAGACGATTTTTGTCGGCGGGGGTACGCCTACTGTACTGGGGCCTGATGAGATGGCTTATTTCCTGGAATCGGTCCGCAGACATTTCCCGCAGTGGGATGAGCAGATTGAATTCTCGATGGAGGCTAACCCCGGCACAACCGATATCGACAAGCTCAGAGTCATGAAGGAAGGCGGCGTCAACCGTGTCAGCTTCGGGGTGCAGGCGTTCCAGAATGAACTGCTGAGCGGAATCGGCCGGATTCATGATGTGAACGACGTATACCGCAGTCTGGAGAATGCCCGTGCGGTGGGCCTTAATAACCTGTCGCTGGATCTGATGTTCGGCCTGCCGAACCAGACAGTGGACATGCTCAGAGAGAGCATCGACAAGGCGCTGGCGCTGGATCTTCCGCATTATTCCATCTACAGCCTGAAGGTGGAGGAGAACACACTGTTCCACACGCTGTTCAACAAGAACAAGCTTCCGCTGCCGAATGAAGAGGATGAGCTGGCGATGTATCTGTTGCTGATGTCTACTATGGAGGCCGCAGGGTATATACAGTATGAGATTAGTAATTTTGCGAAGCCGGGGCTGGAGAGCCGCCACAATATCACGTACTGGCGCAACGAGGATTATTACGGACTGGGCGCAGGGGCGCATGGATATGTGGGGCGGCAGCGGCACATGAATATCAAGGGCGTGAACCCGTATAACGAGGCTTCGCGCAGCGGGCTGCCGCGTCTGGACAGCTTTGAGATCTCCGAGCAGGAGGCGATGGAGGATTTCATGATGGTCGGCCTGCGGATGCGCGAAGGAGTATCGGATAAGGCGTTCCGTTCGCAATTCGGTAAGCCGCTGGAGGCTGTTTTTGCAAGGCCGCTGCATAAAATGCTCAAGGCCGGGCTGCTGGAGCAGTCCGGGGACAACTATCGCCTGAGCAAGCAGGGAATCCTGTTTGGCAACGATGTTTTCGGGGAATTTGTCGGTGCTTTGACAGAGGTTTAA
- the lepA gene encoding translation elongation factor 4: MTDVQKRQQQIRNFSIIAHIDHGKSTLADRILEYTGALTSREMQEQVLDQMDLERERGITIKLQAVRLTYRADDGQDYYLNLIDTPGHVDFTYEVSRSLAACEGALLVVDAAQGIEAQTLANVYLALDNNLEILPVLNKIDLPNADAERVKQEIEDVIGLDASEAVLASAKAGIGIKEILEQVVKQVPAPTGSSEEPLKALIFDSHYDPYKGVIVYVRVMDGSIRAGSKIKMMATDKTFEVIEVGAFMPRMTIVPELNIGDVGFIVAGIKHVGDTRVGDTVTDAKNPTPEPLPGYRRINPMVYCGLYPIETSDYNDLREALEKLQLNDASLSFEPESSSALGFGFRCGFLGLLHMEIIQERIEREFNLPLITTAPSVIYRIKLTNGETIQIDNPSHYPEIGTIDFIEEPYVKAGIIVPNDFVGTVMELCQNKRGEFVNMEYLDSNRVTITYEIPLSEIVYDFFDQLKSGTKGYASYDYEISGYRQSNLVKMDILLNNEQVDALSFIVHRDRAYNRGRVICEKLRGIIPRQMFEVPIQASVGTKVVARETVKAMRKNVLAKCYGGDISRKRKLLEKQKEGKKRMKQVGSVEVPQEAFMAVLQIE; encoded by the coding sequence ATGACTGACGTTCAGAAACGACAACAACAAATTCGCAATTTCTCGATTATTGCACATATAGACCATGGCAAATCGACACTGGCTGACCGCATTCTGGAGTATACGGGTGCGCTCACTTCGCGTGAAATGCAGGAGCAGGTTCTGGATCAGATGGACCTGGAGCGCGAGCGCGGCATCACCATCAAGCTGCAGGCCGTACGTCTGACGTACCGTGCCGATGACGGACAGGATTATTATCTGAATCTGATTGACACACCTGGGCATGTCGATTTCACCTATGAGGTATCCCGCAGTCTGGCGGCCTGCGAAGGCGCACTGCTGGTCGTGGATGCGGCGCAGGGGATCGAGGCCCAGACGCTGGCTAACGTGTATCTGGCGCTTGACAACAATCTGGAGATTCTTCCGGTGCTCAACAAAATCGATCTTCCCAATGCTGACGCCGAACGCGTGAAGCAGGAGATTGAAGATGTCATCGGGCTGGATGCCAGTGAAGCTGTTCTGGCTTCTGCCAAGGCAGGCATCGGCATCAAGGAGATTCTGGAGCAGGTCGTGAAGCAGGTTCCGGCGCCGACAGGCAGCTCGGAAGAACCGCTTAAGGCGCTGATCTTCGACTCCCATTATGACCCGTACAAGGGCGTTATCGTCTATGTCCGTGTAATGGACGGCAGTATCCGTGCCGGTTCCAAGATTAAAATGATGGCCACCGACAAAACCTTTGAGGTTATTGAGGTCGGAGCCTTTATGCCGCGTATGACCATTGTACCGGAGCTGAACATCGGCGATGTCGGCTTCATTGTGGCCGGAATCAAGCATGTAGGCGACACACGTGTCGGGGATACGGTGACGGATGCCAAGAATCCGACGCCTGAACCGCTGCCGGGCTACCGCCGGATTAATCCGATGGTCTATTGCGGTCTCTATCCTATTGAGACTTCCGATTATAATGATCTCCGTGAAGCGCTGGAGAAGCTGCAGCTGAATGACGCTTCCCTGAGCTTCGAGCCGGAGAGCTCCAGCGCCCTCGGCTTTGGCTTCCGCTGCGGCTTCCTGGGACTGCTGCATATGGAGATTATTCAGGAGCGGATCGAACGCGAGTTCAATCTGCCACTGATTACTACCGCGCCGAGCGTTATTTACCGTATTAAGCTGACTAACGGGGAGACCATCCAGATCGACAATCCGTCGCACTATCCGGAGATCGGGACGATTGACTTCATCGAAGAGCCGTATGTCAAAGCGGGAATTATTGTGCCTAACGACTTCGTGGGTACCGTGATGGAGCTGTGCCAGAACAAACGCGGTGAATTCGTCAACATGGAGTATCTGGACAGCAACCGTGTAACCATTACGTACGAGATTCCGTTATCCGAGATCGTCTACGACTTCTTCGACCAACTGAAATCCGGCACGAAGGGTTATGCATCCTACGATTACGAGATCTCCGGTTACCGCCAGTCCAATCTCGTGAAGATGGATATCCTGCTGAACAATGAGCAGGTCGATGCACTGTCCTTCATCGTTCACCGCGACCGCGCCTACAACCGCGGCCGGGTCATCTGTGAGAAGCTGCGCGGCATTATCCCGCGCCAGATGTTCGAGGTGCCGATTCAGGCATCCGTCGGCACGAAGGTGGTTGCGCGTGAGACCGTTAAGGCCATGCGTAAGAACGTATTAGCCAAATGCTACGGCGGCGATATCTCGCGTAAGCGGAAGCTGCTGGAGAAGCAGAAGGAAGGCAAGAAGCGCATGAAGCAGGTCGGCAGCGTCGAGGTGCCGCAGGAAGCGTTCATGGCCGTGCTTCAGATTGAGTAG
- a CDS encoding stage II sporulation protein P: MNRKWFQLWNIGRLRGRLMDILSLGRTMLLLAGGSLVLFMLLGAGGLAGQKLNSSPIPSMKGLAASLSSGFFMELLGMEVPHLPKGEEPSAFSGDKVTSFVFRLLTSVDPGDPKSLVSREMPGLAADDPFLLRQGSGGSTGAPADYHPGGDELATGENPGAGGDPGALPDSGDGTEADNGHDNPGGGVVQPEASPIPDPSGTEPDEGYSGSGDAENGTGDTSVKRILVYHSHPREAYNPLLGAQSDNPSSAVPSKNVMLVGSYIAKRLEERGIGTVHAQEDYATEVPGYNWNFSYKYSRMTVKSAMASNQKMSELIDIHRDSQRHGKTTAVINGKNYAQVYFILGHANKNWKQNEAFANKIHQLLEKNYPGISRGIWGKSSGNGNNGEYNQTLSPNSVLIEVGGIDNSAEELKRTADLLADAIADVYWSSRDAEKAAAPDQGSTQSGVTGADTSTGS, from the coding sequence ATGAACAGAAAATGGTTTCAGCTATGGAATATAGGGCGGCTGCGCGGACGGCTGATGGATATTCTGTCGCTGGGAAGGACGATGCTGCTGCTGGCCGGAGGTTCGCTTGTGTTGTTCATGCTGCTTGGAGCCGGCGGATTGGCCGGGCAGAAGCTGAATTCTTCGCCCATTCCTTCTATGAAAGGTCTGGCGGCTTCGCTCTCCAGCGGATTCTTCATGGAGCTGCTGGGCATGGAGGTTCCTCATCTGCCGAAGGGCGAGGAGCCTTCAGCCTTCTCCGGGGACAAGGTGACCTCGTTCGTATTCCGGCTGCTGACCAGTGTTGATCCTGGTGATCCGAAGAGTCTGGTCTCGCGTGAGATGCCAGGACTTGCTGCCGATGATCCTTTCCTGCTGCGGCAAGGTTCAGGGGGAAGTACAGGGGCGCCGGCCGATTATCATCCGGGGGGCGATGAACTGGCCACTGGGGAAAACCCCGGAGCAGGGGGCGATCCTGGAGCCCTCCCAGATTCAGGGGACGGTACAGAGGCTGATAATGGCCATGACAATCCGGGGGGAGGCGTGGTACAGCCCGAGGCTTCGCCTATTCCGGACCCGTCCGGTACAGAACCTGACGAGGGTTACTCCGGAAGCGGAGATGCCGAGAACGGCACGGGAGATACTTCGGTCAAGCGTATTCTCGTCTATCATTCCCATCCGCGGGAAGCATATAATCCGCTGCTGGGCGCACAGAGCGACAACCCCAGCTCGGCCGTCCCTTCCAAGAATGTCATGCTGGTAGGCTCCTATATTGCCAAGAGGCTGGAAGAACGCGGAATCGGAACGGTCCATGCCCAGGAGGACTATGCTACAGAGGTGCCAGGCTACAACTGGAACTTCTCTTATAAATATTCACGTATGACTGTGAAATCGGCTATGGCCTCCAATCAGAAGATGAGTGAGCTGATTGATATCCACCGCGATTCGCAGCGGCACGGCAAAACAACGGCTGTGATTAACGGAAAAAATTATGCCCAGGTATATTTTATATTGGGGCATGCGAATAAAAACTGGAAACAAAACGAAGCCTTCGCCAATAAAATCCATCAGCTGCTGGAGAAAAATTATCCTGGAATTTCACGCGGGATATGGGGGAAATCGTCCGGAAACGGGAATAATGGGGAATATAACCAGACGTTGTCCCCGAACAGTGTGCTGATTGAGGTAGGCGGAATTGACAACAGCGCCGAGGAGCTGAAGCGGACGGCGGATCTTCTGGCAGATGCGATTGCTGATGTGTATTGGAGCAGCCGTGATGCTGAGAAGGCGGCTGCGCCAGATCAAGGCAGTACGCAGTCTGGAGTCACCGGGGCAGACACTTCAACCGGTTCCTAA
- the gpr gene encoding GPR endopeptidase yields the protein MELDLQLYSVRTDLAVEAKEMAERHANTPIPGVNEEVEEADGIKVTRLAVADLAGSQAIGRAIGNYVTLEVPGLRGGDTGLQQKVSTVFAREFEHFLDKIGIDRDSKVLIVGLGNWNVTPDSLGPLVVENALITRQFYELVPDQISPGYRNVSAIAPGVLGLTGIESSEVVQGIVDRTSPDVIIAIDALASRSLERINTTIQIADIGIHPGSGIGNKRRGLTKEVLGVPCIAIGVPTVCYASTIVNNVLEMMRTHFGQMADGGAHTKEIMGLLDDISEQERLALVKEVLEPLGHDLIVTPKEIDEFIEEIANIVASGLNAALHEAVDPGNVGAYTH from the coding sequence ATGGAACTGGATCTTCAGCTGTATTCGGTACGTACGGACTTGGCGGTGGAAGCGAAGGAAATGGCAGAGCGGCACGCCAATACGCCGATCCCGGGTGTCAATGAGGAAGTGGAAGAAGCGGACGGCATCAAGGTCACGAGACTTGCTGTAGCAGACCTTGCCGGCTCTCAGGCGATTGGACGGGCAATCGGCAATTACGTGACCCTGGAGGTGCCTGGGCTGCGCGGCGGGGACACAGGGCTGCAGCAGAAGGTCTCTACAGTGTTTGCCCGGGAATTCGAGCACTTCCTGGATAAAATCGGGATTGACCGCGATTCCAAGGTCCTTATCGTGGGACTGGGCAACTGGAATGTGACGCCCGACTCGCTCGGCCCGCTGGTCGTTGAGAATGCGCTGATTACCCGCCAGTTCTATGAGCTGGTGCCCGACCAGATCTCGCCCGGTTACCGGAATGTCAGTGCTATTGCTCCCGGAGTGCTCGGCCTGACAGGGATTGAATCCAGCGAAGTTGTGCAGGGGATAGTGGACCGCACCAGCCCGGATGTCATTATAGCTATTGATGCGCTGGCCTCCCGTTCATTGGAGAGAATCAATACCACCATCCAGATTGCTGACATCGGGATTCATCCCGGTTCAGGGATCGGGAACAAACGCAGAGGGCTGACCAAGGAGGTGCTCGGTGTACCTTGCATCGCCATCGGCGTCCCTACAGTCTGCTATGCCTCCACTATCGTCAATAATGTGCTGGAGATGATGCGGACCCATTTCGGGCAAATGGCTGACGGGGGCGCTCATACCAAGGAGATTATGGGTCTCCTTGACGATATCTCTGAGCAGGAGCGTCTAGCCCTGGTGAAAGAAGTGCTTGAGCCGCTGGGCCATGACCTGATTGTGACCCCCAAAGAGATCGATGAATTCATTGAAGAGATCGCGAACATTGTGGCAAGCGGACTGAATGCCGCCCTGCATGAAGCGGTAGATCCGGGTAATGTCGGAGCTTACACTCACTGA
- the rpsT gene encoding 30S ribosomal protein S20, whose amino-acid sequence MPNIKSAVKRVKTIEKRRALNASQKSALRTAVKTADVAVTGTEVEVAQAAFQAASKKLDKAVTKGLVHKNAAARKKSRLAKKLNALKAQA is encoded by the coding sequence ATGCCAAATATCAAATCCGCGGTAAAACGCGTCAAGACGATCGAGAAACGCCGTGCACTGAACGCTTCCCAGAAGTCCGCGCTTCGTACAGCTGTGAAAACTGCTGATGTAGCAGTGACAGGTACGGAAGTTGAAGTAGCTCAGGCTGCTTTCCAAGCGGCTTCCAAAAAGCTGGACAAGGCTGTAACTAAAGGCCTGGTTCATAAAAATGCGGCTGCCCGCAAAAAATCCCGCTTGGCGAAGAAATTGAACGCTCTCAAGGCTCAAGCCTAA
- the holA gene encoding DNA polymerase III subunit delta → MDAKTAAKDIKQGKVSPLYLLYGSEKFRMNEFAAMLEEHLIAKEDRDFAVIPFDLSETPVQAVVEEAETVPFMVERKLLLVRDAALFTAGKEKAKLEHNVEMLSEYMQHPAEFSVIVFMVNGDKLDERKKIVKSIKASGTVLAFNPLGAEELLRWVEKGFRERGCSLAPGTAEVLIASSGTGLQGLSAEMDKLCLFAGTGGQVDAAAVESLVHRGTEQNIFTLVEDIANLRLDKALNTLYELLKQREEPIKIASLIARQFRIILQVKDLSALSYSQGQIASQLGLHPYAVKLAGEQAHKFGSQRLRQILSILADLDYQMKTGAVDKVLGLEMFMLRLGA, encoded by the coding sequence ATGGATGCCAAAACGGCGGCCAAGGACATCAAGCAAGGAAAGGTCTCCCCGCTGTACCTGCTGTACGGCAGTGAGAAGTTCCGGATGAATGAATTCGCGGCCATGCTGGAGGAACACCTGATAGCCAAAGAAGACCGCGATTTCGCGGTGATCCCGTTCGATCTGTCCGAAACTCCGGTTCAGGCTGTCGTCGAAGAGGCGGAGACGGTTCCCTTCATGGTAGAACGCAAGCTTCTGCTGGTGCGGGATGCGGCTCTGTTCACGGCAGGCAAGGAGAAGGCGAAGCTGGAACATAACGTGGAGATGCTAAGTGAATATATGCAGCACCCTGCCGAATTCAGCGTGATTGTATTTATGGTGAACGGCGATAAGCTGGATGAACGTAAAAAAATCGTCAAAAGCATCAAAGCTTCCGGCACCGTACTGGCCTTCAATCCCTTGGGTGCGGAGGAGCTGCTGCGCTGGGTGGAGAAAGGCTTCCGCGAACGCGGCTGCTCTCTTGCGCCGGGGACGGCAGAGGTTCTGATTGCAAGCAGCGGAACCGGACTCCAGGGTCTGTCTGCGGAGATGGACAAGCTGTGCCTGTTCGCCGGTACTGGCGGGCAGGTGGATGCGGCAGCAGTGGAGAGTCTGGTCCACCGGGGGACCGAGCAGAATATCTTCACGCTGGTGGAGGATATTGCGAATCTGCGCCTGGACAAGGCGCTGAATACGCTCTATGAACTGCTTAAGCAGCGGGAGGAGCCGATCAAGATCGCTTCGCTGATTGCCCGGCAGTTCAGAATCATCCTGCAGGTCAAGGATTTGTCAGCCCTGAGCTATTCGCAGGGACAGATTGCCTCCCAGCTCGGACTGCATCCGTATGCAGTGAAGCTGGCCGGAGAGCAGGCTCATAAGTTCGGAAGCCAGCGGCTGCGGCAGATCCTGAGTATTCTGGCGGATCTGGACTATCAGATGAAGACGGGGGCGGTCGATAAGGTGCTGGGGCTGGAGATGTTCATGCTGCGCCTCGGAGCCTGA
- a CDS encoding zf-HC2 domain-containing protein produces MKCAEVMEWMHRYLDHDLSQEEMLEMFRHIDDCPSCAEVLDRLTLLSEQLEQLPDVKPPFSLVDSILPQLEQLDRGVPEAPAVMEPEDPKVVPFSRSNTRGKKSKGPSLAARTGIGAAAAAVILLIAVFNMPKSLPGADMDMASNLMSGGAANSSMSTENSADAPLADGQNNSDSGSELRSMEQTAPSETADNNLKSASPAPSERADQPAAAGGGSDTGTEPEVSEAPPSKRTATAPPADRPKSTKKADSRSADTQSMKSSTPTQQSVVDDNPAAADARTAPTPAPAESGAMTLMAADSSWTSPDGQHMAELTGQHVLIYSVTAEGEEQQRAALASLPLEGNWVSGVWSEDGTQFTYVLQLEDGTQTTKVYTVPAESATPAPSASPAPAISPAPTASSAASASSVPSPAITPDAATSDK; encoded by the coding sequence ATGAAATGCGCGGAGGTGATGGAATGGATGCACCGCTATTTAGATCATGATCTCAGTCAGGAAGAAATGCTTGAAATGTTCCGTCATATCGACGATTGTCCTTCCTGCGCGGAAGTCTTGGACCGGCTGACACTGCTCTCCGAGCAGCTGGAGCAGCTTCCGGATGTGAAGCCCCCCTTCAGTCTGGTTGACTCTATCCTGCCTCAGCTTGAACAACTGGACCGAGGTGTCCCGGAAGCGCCTGCGGTTATGGAGCCGGAAGATCCGAAGGTTGTTCCCTTCTCCCGTTCTAATACCCGGGGCAAGAAGTCCAAGGGCCCTTCACTGGCTGCGCGGACAGGCATTGGTGCGGCAGCTGCAGCTGTAATTCTGCTCATCGCCGTATTCAATATGCCGAAGAGTCTGCCGGGAGCGGACATGGATATGGCCTCCAATTTAATGAGCGGCGGGGCGGCGAACTCCAGCATGAGCACAGAGAACAGTGCGGACGCCCCACTGGCAGACGGACAGAATAACAGCGACAGCGGCAGTGAGCTCCGGTCAATGGAGCAGACCGCGCCGAGTGAAACGGCAGACAATAATTTGAAATCTGCATCTCCTGCTCCCAGTGAGCGTGCGGATCAACCGGCCGCAGCTGGCGGCGGTTCGGATACAGGCACGGAGCCTGAGGTAAGCGAAGCTCCGCCCAGCAAACGCACCGCTACTGCGCCTCCGGCGGACCGCCCCAAGAGCACCAAGAAAGCGGATAGCCGGTCAGCAGATACCCAGAGCATGAAATCGAGTACACCGACACAACAGAGTGTGGTGGACGATAATCCGGCTGCGGCGGATGCACGGACGGCACCGACTCCAGCTCCGGCAGAGTCAGGAGCCATGACGCTGATGGCTGCGGATTCCTCGTGGACTTCGCCGGACGGGCAGCATATGGCTGAGCTGACTGGCCAGCATGTGTTAATCTACAGCGTAACCGCAGAGGGAGAAGAGCAACAACGGGCAGCGCTGGCTTCGCTTCCATTGGAGGGGAACTGGGTCTCCGGTGTGTGGTCGGAAGATGGCACCCAGTTCACTTATGTGCTACAGCTTGAGGACGGTACGCAGACGACGAAGGTATATACGGTTCCGGCAGAGAGCGCAACACCTGCTCCATCCGCTTCTCCGGCACCTGCCATCTCTCCAGCGCCTACCGCTTCTTCTGCGGCTTCTGCCTCATCGGTTCCCAGCCCGGCTATCACTCCGGACGCGGCAACGTCCGATAAATAA
- a CDS encoding sigma-70 family RNA polymerase sigma factor, translating to MVEQGLIRAAQAGDRDALITLLREIEGHVYKTAFYILHNEQDALDASQEALIRVYTKIGSYEEKAQFKTWVQRIVTNICIDKFRRTKPTVSIDEHEMVFQDKKHNVEREVMSGYLAEDIREAIDQLPEHHRTVIVLRYLQDFSYNEIADCLDLPLNTVKSYLFRARQQLQNRLQEYQKGGVSG from the coding sequence GTGGTGGAGCAGGGACTCATCAGAGCCGCTCAAGCGGGCGATCGCGACGCTCTAATCACCCTATTGCGAGAAATTGAAGGGCATGTATATAAGACGGCCTTCTACATTCTGCATAATGAACAGGATGCTCTGGATGCCTCCCAGGAAGCGTTGATCCGGGTGTACACCAAGATCGGCTCCTATGAGGAGAAGGCGCAGTTCAAAACATGGGTTCAGCGAATAGTAACCAACATATGTATAGACAAATTCCGGAGAACGAAGCCTACCGTTTCTATCGATGAACACGAAATGGTGTTCCAGGATAAAAAACATAACGTAGAGCGCGAAGTGATGTCGGGTTATCTGGCGGAGGATATCCGTGAGGCCATCGACCAGCTTCCGGAGCATCACCGGACGGTAATCGTGCTCCGCTATTTACAGGATTTTTCTTACAACGAGATTGCAGACTGTCTGGATCTGCCTCTGAACACGGTCAAATCGTACCTGTTCCGGGCGCGGCAGCAGCTGCAGAATAGACTTCAGGAGTATCAGAAAGGTGGTGTGTCAGGATGA